GCTGACCGCCGTCCGCTACAGCCCCTACGACTACGAGATCCACGAGGACCCCTACCCCACCTACGCCCGGCTCCGCGAGGAAGCGCCGGTATATCGCAACGACGAGATCGATTTCTGGGCTCTGTCGCGCCACGCAGACGTGAGCGATGCGTTCCGCGACTCGACGCTCTTCTCGAGCGCGAACGGCGTGTCGCTCGAGCCGATGGCGACCGGGCCGAACGCCTGGCGATCGATGTCGTTCCTCGCGATGGATCCCCCACGCCACGGCCTCATCCGCAGCATCATCTCGCGCGGGTTCACGGTCCGGCGGATCACCGACATGGAGCCGCACATCCTCGAGCTCACCCGTCGGCACCTCGAGCCCGCCCTCGAGCAGAGGAGCTTCGACTTCGTCACCGACTTCGCCGGCAAGCTTCCGATGGACGTCCTGTCGGAGATGATCGGCTTCCCGCCGGCCGACCGCGCGGAGGTCCGGCGTCTCGCCGACCTGCTCGTCCACCGCGAGGAAGGCGTCTTCGACGTCCCGCAAGCCGGGATCGAGGCGGCGCTCACGCTCGCGAAGTACTTCGCCGACATGATCGCGGAGCGACGG
This window of the Actinomycetota bacterium genome carries:
- a CDS encoding cytochrome P450 is translated as MLTAVRYSPYDYEIHEDPYPTYARLREEAPVYRNDEIDFWALSRHADVSDAFRDSTLFSSANGVSLEPMATGPNAWRSMSFLAMDPPRHGLIRSIISRGFTVRRITDMEPHILELTRRHLEPALEQRSFDFVTDFAGKLPMDVLSEMIGFPPADRAEVRRLADLLVHREEGVFDVPQAGIEAALTLAKYFADMIAERRKRRSDDLTSALLDAELEGEKLNDADIISFLFLIVVAGNETTAKLLANAWYWAWRNPDERAKPFSDPGRIESWIDETLRFDGSSQMLARTVTKYVELHGVRIPAGGR